Proteins from a single region of Sphingomonas swuensis:
- a CDS encoding phytanoyl-CoA dioxygenase family protein yields MSALDLDDFSRAGAQRFPGALHPCLSDLLQVLEPIGATAAGIRLHQVEGLSAFLETTGCIGALASAILGQEARPVRAILFNKSPETNWALGWHQDRTICVKERREAPGFGPWTIKAGMVHVAPPIELLAGMVTLRAHLDDVPATNAPLIIAPGSHRLGRIPENQISAVVDECGTSICVADAGDVWLYSTPILHASDAAASPRSRRVLQVDYAAARLPHGLEWLGI; encoded by the coding sequence GTGAGCGCCCTCGACCTTGATGATTTCTCCCGTGCGGGGGCTCAGCGTTTTCCGGGTGCGCTGCATCCATGCCTCTCGGATCTGCTGCAGGTACTAGAGCCGATTGGAGCCACCGCAGCAGGAATACGCCTCCACCAAGTTGAGGGCCTCAGTGCGTTTTTGGAGACCACCGGGTGCATTGGAGCGCTTGCGAGCGCGATCCTTGGTCAGGAGGCGCGACCGGTCAGGGCCATTCTGTTCAACAAGTCTCCCGAAACGAACTGGGCTCTAGGCTGGCACCAGGACCGAACCATCTGCGTGAAAGAGCGACGGGAGGCGCCGGGCTTTGGTCCCTGGACCATCAAGGCTGGAATGGTTCACGTGGCACCGCCAATCGAGCTTCTTGCTGGGATGGTGACGCTGCGAGCACATCTGGATGATGTTCCCGCGACGAACGCGCCTTTGATAATCGCGCCGGGATCGCATCGGCTTGGGCGGATACCTGAGAACCAGATCAGCGCCGTGGTCGACGAGTGTGGAACGTCCATATGCGTTGCAGATGCGGGCGACGTGTGGCTCTACTCCACGCCCATCCTGCACGCTTCCGACGCCGCCGCGTCTCCAAGAAGCCGACGCGTGTTACAGGTCGACTATGCCGCCGCTCGGCTGCCTCATGGGCTAGAGTGGCTGGGCATCTAA
- a CDS encoding glycoside hydrolase family 3 protein — protein sequence MTKLLAAAAWTGVLAGCATIGAVEPMGAGPAPTPIATESDEARIAALLSRMSLERKVAQLIQPQINSVTPEEMRTYRYGSYLNGGNGGPYGNEYAPASDWLKLADEMWDASTAPLANGEPAIPAIWGTDAVHGHTNVVGATIFPHNIGLGAARDPDLVRRIGEATAAEIAATGIDWNFSPTVAVAQDDRWGRTYESYSEDPAIAAEMGAALVHGLQGKAEPGGRIGQGHVLATAKHFFGDGGTTQGVDQGNVDGDIARLEAIHARPYPAAIGAGVEAVMASFNSINGTKMHGNKPLLTGLLRGRMGFTGVVVGDWNGHAQIPGCTNSNCPQALLAGLDIYMVPDDAKALHASLLAQVKDGTIPMARLDEAVGRVLRMKIRAGLLDAGAKRPSQRVHGGDLALLGSPAHRAIAREAVAKSQVLLKNDGVLPLKPGASILVAGRAADDIAQAAGGWTLTWQGGEDLTNACFPGATSIWAGLKAAATEAGGSATLSPDGRFDAKPDVAIVVFGEKPYAEFAGDRKDMVFADSEGLDLLRKYRAAGIRTVAVFLSGRPLWMNREMNAADAFVASWLPGSEGAGIADVLYGRRPATGRLSFSWPASCTGQPVNGPDGALFQRGYGLSLNQSAPVARLSESCAILDARSADWFDLGRLGAGITARGGDVALPGLRGTGGGITARGIDRNRQEDAREIVFAPGSTLTLTDQGRATGGFRLVYELANAPTAPVTLTTGGKALDITAGLTTSAGKGWREMIVTGACAPGNGRTLSITSAGPLTLRIAKIARQDIPAGVDCSF from the coding sequence ATGACGAAGCTCCTTGCCGCAGCGGCGTGGACCGGTGTTCTGGCCGGCTGCGCGACCATTGGCGCTGTCGAACCCATGGGTGCCGGGCCGGCACCGACGCCGATCGCGACGGAGAGCGACGAAGCACGGATCGCTGCTCTGCTGTCGCGCATGTCGCTCGAGCGCAAGGTCGCCCAACTGATCCAGCCGCAGATCAACTCGGTCACTCCCGAGGAGATGCGGACGTACCGCTACGGAAGCTACCTCAACGGCGGCAACGGCGGTCCGTACGGCAACGAATATGCACCGGCGTCCGACTGGCTGAAGCTTGCCGACGAGATGTGGGACGCATCGACCGCGCCGCTTGCCAATGGCGAGCCCGCGATCCCCGCGATCTGGGGCACCGACGCGGTCCATGGTCATACCAATGTCGTCGGCGCGACGATCTTCCCGCACAACATCGGGCTCGGCGCGGCGCGCGATCCCGACCTCGTCCGCCGCATCGGCGAAGCGACGGCGGCCGAGATCGCCGCCACCGGCATCGACTGGAACTTCTCGCCGACCGTCGCGGTCGCGCAGGATGACCGCTGGGGACGGACCTACGAGAGCTATTCGGAGGATCCCGCCATCGCCGCCGAGATGGGCGCGGCATTGGTCCACGGTCTGCAGGGCAAGGCCGAACCCGGAGGCCGTATCGGCCAGGGTCATGTCCTTGCCACCGCGAAGCATTTCTTCGGCGACGGCGGGACGACGCAGGGTGTCGACCAGGGCAATGTCGACGGCGACATCGCCCGGCTCGAGGCGATCCACGCTCGGCCCTATCCGGCGGCGATCGGCGCCGGGGTCGAGGCGGTGATGGCGAGTTTCAACTCGATCAACGGCACCAAGATGCACGGCAACAAGCCGCTCCTGACCGGCCTGCTGCGCGGTCGGATGGGCTTCACCGGGGTCGTCGTCGGCGACTGGAACGGGCATGCGCAGATTCCGGGCTGCACCAACAGCAACTGCCCGCAGGCGCTGCTTGCCGGGCTCGACATCTACATGGTGCCCGACGACGCCAAAGCGCTGCACGCCAGCCTGCTGGCACAGGTCAAGGACGGCACCATCCCGATGGCGCGGCTCGACGAGGCGGTGGGTCGCGTCCTCCGAATGAAAATTCGTGCCGGCCTGCTCGATGCCGGCGCCAAGCGGCCGTCGCAGCGGGTGCATGGCGGTGACCTCGCCCTTCTCGGGTCGCCGGCCCACCGCGCGATCGCGCGCGAAGCGGTGGCGAAGAGCCAGGTGCTGCTCAAGAACGACGGGGTGCTCCCGCTCAAGCCCGGTGCCTCGATCCTCGTCGCGGGCCGTGCCGCGGACGACATCGCGCAGGCCGCGGGCGGGTGGACGCTGACCTGGCAGGGCGGCGAGGACCTGACCAACGCGTGCTTCCCCGGCGCGACCTCGATCTGGGCGGGTCTCAAGGCCGCTGCGACCGAAGCCGGAGGCTCGGCCACCCTGTCGCCCGACGGCCGCTTCGATGCCAAGCCCGACGTCGCGATCGTGGTGTTTGGCGAGAAGCCCTATGCCGAGTTCGCCGGCGACCGGAAGGACATGGTCTTCGCCGACAGCGAGGGTCTCGACCTTCTGCGCAAGTATCGCGCCGCCGGGATCCGCACCGTCGCCGTCTTCCTATCGGGCCGGCCCTTGTGGATGAACCGCGAGATGAACGCCGCCGACGCCTTCGTCGCAAGCTGGCTTCCGGGCAGCGAAGGGGCAGGGATCGCCGACGTCCTCTACGGCCGTCGTCCCGCGACCGGGCGCCTTTCGTTCAGCTGGCCCGCCTCCTGCACCGGGCAGCCAGTGAACGGCCCCGACGGCGCACTCTTCCAGCGTGGCTACGGGCTCTCGCTGAACCAGTCGGCGCCCGTCGCCAGACTGTCCGAAAGCTGCGCCATCCTCGACGCCCGCTCCGCCGACTGGTTCGATCTCGGCCGGCTTGGGGCCGGAATCACCGCGCGCGGCGGCGATGTCGCGCTGCCAGGCCTGCGTGGCACGGGTGGCGGGATCACCGCTCGCGGCATTGATCGCAATCGTCAGGAAGACGCGCGCGAGATCGTTTTCGCGCCGGGATCGACCCTGACGCTCACCGACCAGGGCCGCGCCACCGGCGGCTTCCGCCTTGTCTACGAACTGGCCAACGCTCCGACCGCGCCTGTCACGCTGACCACCGGCGGAAAGGCGCTCGACATCACCGCCGGACTGACCACCTCGGCGGGCAAGGGCTGGCGCGAGATGATCGTCACCGGGGCCTGCGCGCCCGGCAACGGCCGCACGCTGTCGATCACCAGCGCCGGACCGCTGACCCTGCGCATCGCCAAAATCGCGCGGCAGGACATTCCGGCGGGCGTGGACTGCTCCTTCTAG
- a CDS encoding glycoside hydrolase family 16 protein: MMLRPAMMLAALAVTGCAAANGQTIPVAPTTAPLGPTSPPKTIAKVAMPAPGTTREPGRERGWQLVWSDEFDGSSVDRAKWDFDRDCWGGGNNERQCYTDRKANAAVGGGFLTITARKERFTGPAVPAHMRPASGEAAEATKDYTSARMVTRGKASWTFGRIEVRAKLPAGQGTWPAVWMLPEDHTYGPWASSGEIDILEAVNLGVTCADCPGGRENTILGTLHFGGKWPANALNSTETNAPDVLDGFHTYGIVWAPGRIDWTYDGRVFATKRRGDWWSAASKRPDAPFDRPFHLILNLAVGGGLAEERGLKGVDSTIWPQTMKVDWVRVWQCRPDGTSGRSCQGDR, encoded by the coding sequence ATGATGTTGCGCCCAGCCATGATGCTTGCCGCGCTGGCGGTGACGGGATGTGCCGCCGCCAACGGGCAGACGATCCCGGTTGCCCCGACCACGGCCCCGCTCGGTCCCACGAGTCCGCCCAAGACAATCGCCAAGGTCGCAATGCCGGCGCCGGGGACGACCCGCGAGCCGGGTCGCGAGCGTGGCTGGCAACTGGTCTGGTCGGACGAGTTCGACGGCTCTTCGGTCGATCGCGCCAAGTGGGACTTCGACAGGGATTGCTGGGGCGGGGGCAACAACGAGCGGCAATGCTATACGGACCGCAAGGCGAATGCCGCGGTCGGCGGCGGCTTCCTCACCATTACCGCGCGCAAGGAGCGCTTCACCGGTCCCGCGGTCCCGGCGCACATGCGTCCGGCGAGCGGCGAGGCGGCCGAGGCGACCAAGGACTATACGTCGGCGCGGATGGTGACCCGCGGCAAGGCGTCGTGGACCTTCGGCCGGATCGAGGTGCGGGCCAAGCTTCCGGCCGGGCAGGGCACCTGGCCGGCGGTCTGGATGCTGCCTGAGGACCACACCTACGGCCCCTGGGCTTCGTCGGGCGAGATCGACATCCTCGAGGCGGTCAATCTCGGGGTGACCTGCGCCGACTGCCCCGGCGGGCGAGAGAATACGATCCTCGGAACACTCCACTTCGGTGGCAAGTGGCCGGCCAATGCCCTCAACAGCACCGAGACCAATGCGCCTGACGTGCTCGACGGCTTCCACACCTACGGGATCGTCTGGGCGCCGGGCCGGATCGACTGGACCTATGACGGGCGGGTGTTCGCGACCAAGCGCCGGGGCGACTGGTGGAGCGCGGCCTCGAAGAGGCCCGACGCGCCATTCGATCGCCCCTTCCACCTGATCCTCAACCTCGCCGTAGGTGGCGGCCTTGCTGAGGAGCGCGGGCTCAAGGGGGTCGACTCGACCATCTGGCCGCAGACGATGAAGGTCGACTGGGTCCGGGTCTGGCAATGCCGGCCCGACGGGACTAGCGGACGGTCCTGCCAGGGAGACCGCTGA
- a CDS encoding DUF4336 domain-containing protein yields MLNPCIRRIADGIWTTDSYFRALGCKGSLRMTIIRTKSGLMLYSPVRLTEELAGELTTLGSVSAIIAPNLYHHMFLRDCAELFSDARIHVPLGLEDKIGKIHGAEVIAETTRFASDVEQFTVTGHGLRETILYHAPSATLITADLLYNYAGRQFPAENMWFKLVGCYGKPDVAFYHRFSIKNLASLISLLDWVTARDVKRVVMSHGDILYDPAAGSIFVQAWKRLLRLED; encoded by the coding sequence GTGCTTAATCCGTGCATCAGAAGAATAGCCGACGGCATTTGGACAACGGATTCTTACTTCAGGGCTTTGGGCTGCAAAGGCAGCCTCCGGATGACGATCATCCGCACGAAGAGCGGGTTGATGCTCTATTCGCCAGTGAGGCTCACCGAGGAACTTGCGGGGGAGCTCACGACACTTGGCTCGGTCAGCGCGATCATTGCGCCGAACCTGTATCATCACATGTTCTTGCGAGATTGTGCGGAATTGTTCTCCGACGCCCGCATCCATGTTCCGCTAGGTCTCGAAGATAAGATCGGCAAAATCCACGGCGCTGAAGTGATTGCGGAGACGACCCGCTTCGCTTCAGATGTCGAGCAATTCACGGTCACTGGTCACGGGTTGCGCGAGACTATTCTCTATCACGCGCCTTCCGCGACCTTGATAACCGCTGACCTCCTCTACAACTACGCAGGAAGGCAGTTTCCGGCTGAGAACATGTGGTTCAAACTCGTTGGCTGCTACGGCAAGCCGGACGTTGCCTTCTACCACCGCTTCTCAATCAAGAACCTAGCATCCCTCATTAGCCTCTTGGATTGGGTGACTGCACGAGACGTCAAGCGCGTGGTCATGAGTCACGGCGACATACTCTACGATCCGGCGGCCGGATCGATCTTTGTCCAAGCTTGGAAGCGTCTCTTACGACTTGAAGATTAA
- a CDS encoding MFS transporter, with protein sequence MPAEDEAGALQSRRFLWLYALASAGGSIAYVPFLTILLPMRVTAMAGNDDVAWLAYATFFGAIAASLSNIAFGWASDRTRRRAPWIAAGLLASSLLLGAFGFARSPAAIIVLLVGWQLALNMMLAPLAAWAGDHVPDAQKGRLGGLLAFAPAAGAAAGVLVTLPGLASADARLWLVAGLVVLCVMPVLLLGRPRTIAGLAREQEIEQSDAQPHGEVVRMWLARLLVQVSEAALFAFLFFWFRAIDPEMTDARVAQTFGLILLGAVPLALLAGRWADRHDRPFAPLTLCAAGAALGLSVMAAAPGLEAALAGYVLFGLSASIFLSLHSAQTLRVLPRARHRGRDLGLFNLTNTGPSLVMPWLTLALVPAFGFTGLFLALAVFALAATLLLLRMPNLSSPLAKARDACETVN encoded by the coding sequence TTGCCGGCTGAGGACGAAGCCGGCGCGCTCCAATCGCGGCGCTTCCTGTGGCTCTATGCGCTGGCCTCCGCAGGCGGCTCGATCGCCTACGTCCCCTTCCTGACCATCCTCCTGCCGATGCGCGTGACTGCGATGGCGGGGAACGACGACGTCGCCTGGCTCGCCTATGCGACCTTCTTCGGGGCGATCGCGGCCAGTCTCTCCAACATCGCCTTCGGCTGGGCGAGCGACCGGACGAGGCGCCGGGCGCCGTGGATCGCGGCGGGGCTGTTGGCCTCCTCGCTCCTGCTCGGCGCCTTCGGTTTCGCCCGAAGTCCGGCTGCGATCATCGTCCTTCTGGTCGGCTGGCAGCTTGCGCTGAACATGATGCTGGCGCCGCTCGCGGCCTGGGCCGGCGACCATGTCCCCGATGCGCAGAAGGGTCGGCTCGGCGGGCTGCTGGCGTTCGCCCCGGCGGCGGGAGCGGCAGCGGGGGTGCTGGTCACGCTTCCGGGACTCGCCTCGGCTGACGCGCGGCTGTGGCTGGTCGCGGGACTGGTGGTGCTTTGTGTGATGCCGGTCCTGCTGCTTGGTCGGCCCCGGACCATCGCCGGGCTCGCCCGCGAGCAGGAGATCGAGCAGTCGGATGCGCAACCCCATGGCGAGGTCGTCCGCATGTGGCTTGCGCGGCTGCTGGTGCAGGTCTCGGAAGCCGCATTGTTCGCCTTCCTCTTCTTCTGGTTTCGGGCGATCGACCCGGAGATGACCGATGCCCGGGTCGCGCAGACCTTCGGGCTCATCCTCCTCGGTGCGGTGCCACTGGCATTGCTGGCCGGGCGCTGGGCGGACCGCCACGACCGTCCATTCGCGCCGCTCACCCTCTGTGCCGCCGGCGCGGCGCTGGGTCTCTCCGTGATGGCCGCGGCGCCCGGGCTTGAGGCGGCCCTGGCCGGCTATGTCCTGTTCGGCCTCTCGGCGTCGATCTTCCTCTCGCTGCACAGCGCGCAGACGCTCCGTGTCCTTCCCCGCGCCAGGCATCGCGGACGCGACCTCGGCCTGTTCAACCTGACCAACACCGGGCCTTCGCTGGTCATGCCCTGGCTGACCCTTGCCTTGGTCCCGGCCTTCGGCTTCACCGGCCTGTTCCTGGCGCTCGCCGTTTTCGCCCTCGCGGCGACCCTGCTGCTGCTGCGCATGCCCAACCTTTCTTCACCGCTTGCAAAGGCCCGGGACGCATGCGAGACCGTTAATTGA
- a CDS encoding LacI family DNA-binding transcriptional regulator, which produces MPRRRQAVTIKHVAADAGVSLQTVSRVINAEPNVREEMRGRVQASIDRLGYSPSIAAQRMSGSRSYLILTLNDRDRTIEAWRARQGSDWVDQMLLGGMLKCAEHGYRMLFELVDTHDDHVERELTATLAALQPDGVILTPPHSDNPKITAFLQSRRVPFARIGSKGKAGGIPLVMGDEDAARDATRRLVELGHERIGFIAGSKEYSLSEWRKAGWRSAMADASLPLDGLCVRGDFSYESGLAAARSLLALERRPTAIIASNDQMALATRDVAEEMGIAIPETLSLISFDNTPVTTFANPPLTAIDQPIAETVSRAVELLIAASRGEELPHLPVIVPAKLIERGSTGPAPLAG; this is translated from the coding sequence ATGCCGAGAAGGCGCCAAGCCGTCACGATCAAGCATGTCGCCGCAGACGCCGGAGTCTCGCTTCAAACGGTAAGCCGGGTCATCAACGCCGAGCCCAACGTGCGCGAGGAGATGCGCGGGCGGGTGCAGGCGTCGATCGACCGCTTGGGTTACAGCCCGTCCATCGCTGCGCAGCGGATGAGCGGGTCGCGCTCCTACCTCATCCTGACCCTCAACGACCGCGACCGGACGATCGAGGCATGGCGCGCGCGACAGGGCTCGGACTGGGTCGACCAGATGCTTCTGGGCGGCATGCTGAAGTGCGCCGAGCACGGCTACCGGATGCTGTTCGAGCTGGTCGACACGCACGACGACCATGTCGAGCGCGAGCTTACCGCGACGCTCGCCGCACTCCAGCCCGACGGGGTGATCCTCACTCCGCCGCACTCGGACAATCCGAAGATCACCGCCTTCCTCCAGAGCCGTCGCGTCCCCTTCGCGAGGATCGGGTCCAAGGGGAAGGCAGGGGGCATTCCGCTCGTCATGGGCGACGAGGATGCAGCGCGCGACGCCACGCGCCGGCTCGTTGAGCTCGGTCACGAGCGCATCGGCTTCATCGCCGGGTCGAAGGAATATTCGCTGAGCGAGTGGCGAAAGGCCGGCTGGCGCTCGGCCATGGCCGACGCCTCGCTGCCGCTCGACGGGCTCTGCGTCCGCGGCGACTTCAGCTACGAGTCCGGGCTTGCCGCGGCGCGTTCGCTGCTCGCGCTCGAGCGCCGTCCGACCGCGATCATCGCCAGCAACGACCAGATGGCGCTCGCCACCCGCGACGTCGCCGAGGAGATGGGCATCGCCATTCCCGAGACCCTCTCGCTGATCAGCTTCGACAACACTCCGGTGACGACCTTCGCCAATCCCCCGCTGACGGCGATCGACCAGCCGATCGCGGAAACCGTGTCGCGCGCGGTCGAGCTGCTGATTGCCGCCTCGCGGGGCGAGGAGCTGCCGCACCTGCCGGTCATCGTCCCCGCGAAGCTGATCGAACGAGGCTCGACCGGACCCGCGCCGCTTGCCGGCTGA
- a CDS encoding TonB-dependent receptor: MAAQPAFAQQKAPAKTPPTEEEKEATTPPPEKDANGEEIVVTGFRAALGSAQSRKQRADTVVDVITAEDIGALPDRSVAEALQRVPGINIGRFEKTSDPDRFSVEGTGVILRGLPFVRSELNGRDIFSATGGRELSFNDVSPELLGRVEVFKNVTADMIDGGISGTVNLVTRKPLDKGGFHIAGTVEANYGDMARKWTPGVSFLASNTFDTKIGTFGLQIGFADSELISRTDASQLTDPCYRAQTLDGPCLRVQSATSGGLGDTPNFTEANFPPPGTVVAPKGAGVRTTELDRKRRAYNATVQWESPDGRFIATGEWLRSKTSFFTDEYALLALVNDDALFPVPRAGSTWQFDSNGVFQSGILTQRPGDAYANPFGRGGIPLESLRFQRDAKGTTEDFSFDAKWNVTDRLRLNFEAQRVKSDLSRNSVIGAMSTWADVAIDATGKTPEISFLAPQGSPADYFSSGFYTYYWFLLDSIEKNDAKMNTLRVDGDYELSETGFLKNVRFGARWADRDRTTRNTNFSTWGNLSAPWAGRAGCAPWNAGPNCPFVPGRFYTGLPGQEFAIAGGAFVDDFPTYSQTRSPFGDRFQRGNVPIPIPGGSAFFFGGDDFLGEYLAGISKQQAGAINTFSQTPNPFFGVQGRSYTQIDGTTVACTPFCPPEISEVGEVTKAAYGRVDYGGDLGGGIKVDGNFGVRYVQTRVKTTGLIGFPNGFSFDNGPGGNQNGKVEVAEILASCNQTPPGQSLPGYCSLTPARQQEFANAFTGEFLNDDRAITFDHWLPSFNAKFDFGRGRLIRVAVSKGISRPELNLFSSGGGISDNTNDLRSSGTLANGPLFQLFTGNRNVRPVTSWNYDLSLEWYFARVGSLTGALFYKDIKGIVNGGVDLQTFTSPNGTTIPVEVNGPINSSGGKLKGFELAYQQVYDKLPGLLSGLGTQLTYTYVDGGDFKNTQVGGATRSSFASQQPLAGISKHTVNAVLFYEKGKFAARTAYNWRSDFLITPRDDIFPFSPIWQEASGQLDASLFYSLNKRIKLGVQGVNLLDEVTQTTQVIDFDGNRVTRSAFRNDRRYTFLARFDF; this comes from the coding sequence ATGGCGGCGCAGCCCGCCTTCGCCCAGCAGAAGGCGCCGGCCAAGACTCCTCCGACCGAGGAAGAGAAGGAAGCAACGACTCCGCCTCCGGAAAAAGACGCGAACGGCGAAGAAATCGTCGTCACCGGCTTCCGCGCCGCGCTCGGCAGCGCGCAGTCGCGCAAGCAGCGCGCCGACACCGTGGTCGACGTCATCACCGCCGAGGACATCGGCGCACTTCCGGACCGCTCGGTCGCCGAAGCGCTGCAGCGCGTTCCCGGAATCAACATCGGCCGTTTCGAAAAGACGAGCGATCCCGACCGCTTCTCGGTCGAGGGCACGGGCGTCATCCTGCGCGGCCTTCCGTTCGTCCGCTCCGAACTCAACGGCCGCGACATCTTCTCCGCCACCGGCGGGCGAGAGCTGAGCTTCAACGACGTCTCGCCCGAGCTGCTTGGCCGGGTCGAAGTCTTCAAGAACGTCACTGCCGACATGATCGACGGCGGCATCTCGGGGACGGTGAACCTCGTCACCCGCAAGCCGCTCGACAAGGGTGGCTTCCATATCGCCGGCACGGTCGAGGCCAATTACGGCGACATGGCGCGGAAGTGGACGCCGGGTGTTTCCTTCCTCGCCTCCAACACCTTCGACACCAAGATCGGCACCTTCGGGCTGCAGATCGGCTTTGCCGACTCCGAGCTCATTTCGCGCACCGATGCGTCGCAGCTGACCGATCCCTGCTATCGTGCGCAGACGCTCGACGGGCCGTGCTTGCGCGTTCAGTCGGCCACGTCGGGTGGGCTCGGCGACACCCCCAACTTTACCGAGGCGAATTTCCCGCCGCCCGGCACCGTGGTCGCCCCCAAGGGCGCCGGTGTCCGCACCACCGAACTCGACCGCAAGCGCCGCGCCTACAATGCGACGGTGCAGTGGGAATCGCCGGACGGCAGGTTCATCGCGACCGGCGAGTGGCTGCGTTCCAAGACCAGCTTCTTCACCGATGAATATGCGCTGCTCGCGCTGGTCAACGACGATGCCCTGTTCCCGGTCCCGCGCGCCGGAAGCACCTGGCAGTTCGACAGCAACGGGGTCTTCCAGAGCGGGATCCTGACCCAGCGCCCGGGCGATGCCTACGCCAACCCGTTCGGGCGGGGCGGAATCCCTCTTGAGAGCCTGCGCTTCCAGCGCGACGCCAAGGGCACGACCGAGGACTTCTCGTTCGACGCCAAGTGGAACGTCACCGATCGGCTTCGGCTCAACTTCGAGGCGCAGCGGGTCAAGTCGGATCTTAGCCGCAACTCGGTGATCGGTGCGATGAGCACTTGGGCCGACGTCGCGATCGATGCGACCGGCAAGACCCCGGAGATCAGCTTCCTCGCGCCGCAGGGTTCGCCCGCAGACTATTTCTCGAGCGGTTTCTACACCTATTACTGGTTCCTTCTCGACAGCATCGAGAAGAACGACGCCAAGATGAACACCCTGCGTGTCGATGGCGACTATGAGCTCAGCGAGACGGGCTTCCTCAAGAACGTCCGCTTCGGCGCGCGCTGGGCCGACCGCGATCGCACCACCCGCAACACCAACTTCAGCACCTGGGGCAACCTGTCCGCGCCGTGGGCCGGCCGCGCCGGCTGCGCTCCGTGGAATGCCGGGCCCAACTGCCCGTTCGTCCCGGGCCGCTTCTACACCGGCCTTCCGGGGCAGGAGTTCGCGATCGCCGGCGGCGCATTCGTGGACGATTTCCCGACCTATTCGCAGACCCGCAGCCCGTTCGGCGACCGCTTTCAGCGCGGCAACGTGCCGATCCCGATCCCGGGCGGCTCGGCCTTCTTCTTCGGCGGCGACGATTTCCTCGGCGAGTATCTCGCCGGCATCTCGAAGCAGCAGGCGGGGGCGATCAACACCTTCTCGCAGACCCCCAACCCGTTCTTCGGCGTGCAGGGGCGTTCCTACACCCAGATCGACGGCACCACGGTCGCCTGCACGCCCTTCTGCCCGCCGGAAATCTCCGAGGTGGGCGAAGTCACCAAGGCGGCTTACGGCCGGGTCGACTATGGCGGGGACCTCGGCGGCGGCATCAAGGTCGATGGCAACTTCGGCGTCCGCTACGTCCAGACCCGGGTCAAGACGACCGGCCTGATCGGCTTCCCCAACGGCTTCTCGTTCGACAACGGGCCGGGCGGCAACCAGAACGGCAAGGTCGAGGTCGCCGAGATCCTCGCTTCCTGCAACCAGACGCCCCCGGGGCAGTCGCTGCCGGGCTACTGCAGCCTGACGCCGGCGCGGCAGCAGGAATTCGCCAACGCCTTTACCGGCGAGTTCCTCAACGATGACCGGGCGATCACCTTCGATCACTGGCTTCCGAGCTTCAATGCCAAGTTCGACTTCGGTCGCGGCAGGCTGATCCGGGTGGCGGTGTCGAAGGGCATCTCCCGCCCCGAGCTGAACCTCTTTTCCTCGGGCGGCGGGATCAGCGACAACACCAACGACCTGCGCTCGTCGGGTACGCTTGCCAACGGTCCGCTGTTCCAGCTGTTCACCGGCAACCGCAACGTCCGTCCGGTGACCTCGTGGAACTACGACCTCTCGCTCGAATGGTACTTCGCGCGGGTAGGCTCGCTGACCGGCGCCCTGTTCTACAAGGACATCAAGGGCATCGTGAACGGCGGCGTCGACCTGCAGACCTTCACCAGCCCGAACGGGACGACCATCCCGGTCGAGGTCAACGGCCCGATCAACAGCAGCGGCGGCAAGCTCAAGGGCTTCGAACTCGCCTACCAGCAGGTCTATGACAAGCTGCCCGGCCTGCTCAGCGGCCTCGGTACCCAGCTGACCTACACCTATGTCGACGGCGGCGACTTCAAGAACACGCAGGTCGGCGGCGCCACCCGCAGCTCGTTCGCCTCGCAGCAGCCGCTGGCGGGAATCTCGAAGCACACGGTCAACGCCGTGCTGTTCTACGAGAAGGGCAAGTTCGCCGCCCGTACCGCCTACAACTGGCGGTCGGACTTCCTGATCACGCCGCGCGACGACATCTTCCCCTTCTCGCCGATCTGGCAGGAAGCGAGTGGTCAGCTCGACGCGTCGCTCTTCTATTCGCTCAACAAGCGGATCAAGCTCGGCGTGCAGGGCGTGAATCTCCTCGACGAGGTGACCCAGACGACCCAGGTCATCGACTTCGATGGCAACCGGGTGACTCGCTCGGCCTTCCGCAACGATCGGCGCTATACCTTCCTCGCGCGGTTCGATTTCTGA